The DNA sequence ttatatttatagagatatcatatatttgattttttttattattatcaaatattatgtttcattagattttatttttctctctctatgATGAGACATTGTACTCTATATAATGATCAATGTTCTAATAAATCAGTAAGCAAACTTTCTTTAAGTTGTTTTCACCAAACACTTCTTGTACATATTTTTCCTTCCCATGGCTTATACATATCTAACAAGTAATTATATGATTTCATATCCAACAAAGATATTTTAAGTTATACATAAATTCTTCCCACTCATAAATTTTCATGCAACACACTTTGAGTTTTAACCTCCATATGCTTGATGTGATAGACAAATTATATAACTATAGAGTTGTACATTCTTGTTTATTGAAAAGTTATTTCCCAATTTTTTGTTGCCCATAATGGTTTATTGGTTTTCAATGTTGTTCTTATCGAATTTGGTAAGATGTCTTTGAGGTGGACTGACCTATTTGCTTAAATGTGATCGAGTTTTGATTCATCACGAGGAGGGGAGTTGATGACATATTTATAATTAGGAGGATACAAGAAGAATGAGTCTCCTTTGAGCATAACATGCCCAAGTTAAAGTTCATCTAGACTAAAGAGGATATGAAGATCTAGCCTAGAACTTTTTGATTGTAAATATAAGACTATGGTCtaattttgggctttgtattctAGGCCTGGTAGTATAgagttttctttgggccatgtaatTGGACCAAGATGTGCTTATGGGCCTAAAAGTGTTTTGGACCAAGAAGAGATGGGTCGTACTTTAGACCGAGGAATGAGACGCATAAAGATTAAGTTTTTACCTACTTTGCATAAAGCTTAGAGATCAAGCTTATCGTTAGGCATCACACGACAAGGAGAATGTGATtggcttaggtggcaagtcacacttcTAGCATGCAATTTTTTTGGCTCCAAATACATCCTTCTAGACCACTTTTCTCTCCTATTTTTGGAGACACCCTGCTCCGCTTTTCTCTTATAAATAGAACAATCTAGGTCTTGTAAATTCATTCATGAATACAATAGACTTATGttgttgagatgactccagactACTCTCCTTTTCTTAATCAACCTAGGTTAGAGTTCCCCTCAGTGGCTTCCTATAACCTACTTCCTTGATTGTTTGCCTAACCTCACTTGAGAACCTCACGAAATCACCATCACCAAACCTCTTTTCCTCTCCATTACTCCTTACTTTCATGCCTATAACCTCCATGGATTACTTCTTCTCATGTGCATGGCATATTTGCTAGAAGATGGACTCAATAGAAATCCACCTCCAAAGACTTCGACGCTTAAGTAAGCAAGTGGTTTCTTGGGTGAGTATATGATGAatgattatcttgtttctttttaagattattgaatatggtgtgagttgattaagaaagctaagtgaaatcctcactggacattaagatagcatgctatctagatgtgaaggttcctttcacaaagctcaaaagaagaagatgatggattgattcaaaacaaaaaggaaatggaagacacataaaccatagaaaactaagaacaattaaaggaagaagaaaacataaaatcaaaaggaaaggaatggtaaaaatatgagaagcacaccactacaaggctaggctagaagccatgacaaccttgaagatgaatggatgtgtgccaccacttgttatgcaagataaggcttaaaagtattcactcccttgggaggaaactctcacaaatggttgagacacaagagtgtttttacttaaaaatgttcaacccttgtacaagtggtAGAGCACCCCTtaaatagaagagtttaggggcctctaagcaaataaaggatacctaaggatgtctatacaaaaacctaaccctagcttctagaaactaggtcaaataaggttacaaaatggAAGACAAAAGAattaactatggtgtgtgcaaagctaatttcgttctagtaCTAAAGGAGACCaataatgtgtctcatatgtctctaaaagTGGCCGAAGTGTGCTTAAAACAAAAGAGATCAAAGGTACATaagtacacttgctttatgccttttactttatgctttatacctttgttttactctctctcctccacatcatatatgctccccaatcactacgcaccacctagcattgttttcttacttctaattaatctacaaagcaaataaacatagattaacatgttggcttaagtcaagtcaactctagtcaacaagtcaaaggtcaacaagtcaactaaggttgattcaactaagttaaCTTAGGgaattaaaaacaacaaacacaaatgaaaggatgaaggattagtgaacttcctttctaaacacgTTTAGTTTTCTTAAgaatgtgcctccatccttagttggggtcaatccttcattaATATATGAACAAAATTCATTATGAGATCCCTATATTTCCTATAATGGAtgtatttagtcttttttttttttgtttaaaaataacatgttaatgGATCGTGTTATTGTTAATAGATTTTGtttatatcataaataatatcatatattttataaacattatccTTCCCTTATTTTAGGgttattaatatattgtataGATCTTGCACTTGGATCCTATGCTTAGTGGGTTGTTTTAGGTCtgccaataataataataatattataaatataggtCGGGTAGGTACATTAGTCCTCTAAGCTCAAAAGTTAATTACTTTTGTAGGTGGACCAAGTTATTAAATGAATGAGTTTATATGTTGTTTTTAGATTTTGGTCAAGTTGTACTTAGTTTTATATGTTGCTTTTAGCTTTTGGACAAGTTGTATGCTACTTTTAGATTATGGTCGAGATGTATGCTACTTTTAGCTCATGGTCGAGTTGTATTCAAGTTCACTTTTTTCCAGGCACTTATGTCACACTTTTGGACGCTTAATTTATAATTGGATTTTCTCAAGTTGGTCACTTTTTCAAACTCATATAGTCACGTTTTGGACGCTTGAGTTATATTCACATTTTCCTAAGTTTGTCACGAGTGGATGCTCATGCTCGGATTTACCAAGTAGTCACACTTTTGGACGCTTTGGCTTAGAGCAGTCACATTATCAGAAATTTAGGCTCGAATTTACTGAGTAGTCACATTACTAGAAACCTAGGCTTGATTTTACCGAGTAGTCACATTATCATACACTCAGGCTCAAATTTACCGAGTAGTACAATATCAAACACTTGGGCTCAGATTTATCGAGTATTCACATCATTTAGTGCTTGGGCTCATATTTACCGAGTTTTGGTGAGTTTCCCCCATACTAGGCCTGCTTTTTTAAATACTCGTGTGTTATAACGTCGTGTTACTCTTGCTTTTGGGGTATTTTTCATTACACGGGTATTTTCCCATACTTCTTATATAAGATCCAGCTCAATCGTGCATCTTACTTTTGCAGTATTTTTCATGACATGGGCTTCTTATTGAATTTAGTCGAGTAGCCTTCGAGGTGGGCTAACATGGTTAATGACATGTAACCAAGCTTTGAATCGCCACAAGGGAGAGGTTCACCTGCTAAGACTCTTTGACGCTCAAGTTAGTAAGAGGTGATAAGTGCATATATGAGAGTAAAGTCATTATTAAATTGCCATACTTCTTATgataacatatatttatagGCTTCCTAGGccataagtatatatatatatatatatatatatatataacagatCCTATTACTTGAAGATAATCAAGTcttatatcttgaagatattatttaatcaattattatatcacaATATCTTGGAGATACTGgataataaattgttatataataTCTTAGAGTTGtaacataatatgataataagttattatataaaaagatattaatagtaAATATCTTGTAGATATTTCATAATATCTTGAGGGTATGTACATAAGCCCCCTAGCTTAGAAGCCTAAAATAAGGTGTAGATGGACCATGTTGACAAATGAATGAGTTTTATCATTCTTCGTTAATTGTAGCTTATGAATGTCTCGTGCACCCGATCTTAGAAGAATATGTCTTGTTAAAATCTTGCTCggtaaaaaatctaatttagggaaaaaaaatccaaactaaggaaaaagagtacacatATCTTTACATTATGCTTTTGAAGTAGTTCTCAAATGGATTTTCATCCGaaattatttgttgtttttaacGCTTTTGAAATACTTTTTAGATTGTTTTTCATCCAAAGTTATGTGTTGCTCttaatgttttctaaaattcCAAAGTTGTACTAGTATTTACCGAGGtagtaaaattttcaaatgttgaTGCTCATATTTACTGAGTAATAGCGCATTTGGATGCTCATCGTTAGATTTACTGAGTAGTCACATATTTGGACGCTCATAAGGTAATTGGATGTTTCCAAGTAATTCACATGATCAGACACTTCATAAGGTActtagagtttttttttcaagtaagTTCATGATTGGACACTCGTAAGGTATTTGAAGTGTTTTTGAAGTAAGTCCATAGTCAGACACTCGTACGGTATTTAAAGTGTTTTCCATGTAAGTTCATGGTCGGAAACTAGTAAAGTACTTGGGATGTTTACCAAGTAGATTGTAAAGTATTTAGGACTTTTTCCATGTAAGTTGTAAGGTACTCAGGATGTAGTTGCAAAACTATTTTACCTCTGGCCTTTGGACTAGAGTGCTCTTGGGCTTGCTTCTTCTTAGTGTGACCATCATTGGAACTTGCAGCACTTATTGAGACATGAATTTTCAAAGCAATggaaaaaatttgttttgaccCTATTATGCACAAATTTTCAATAAGatgttatataataaaatactaatgtAGAGAAGAGATGGGGTGTCAAGTACTCCACAAAGACATTGCAAAATTTTGACCATAAATGCTCATTGTAGCATACGTGATACGATTGTCAACAATGATGGACTATTTCCATTGTCCATCTCAATAAATCATCATATTGTTTAAGGATCGTATAAAATGTAGAAGCAAGATAAAGTTTTGTTTGAGCCTCACGGCAGGCGCCAAATGTTCTTACTGGATTTGACTGAGATGTCTCTAAAGTGGGCTGACATAATTGTTGAAGTGTGGTCAAGCTTTGATTCACCACGAGGGAGAAGTCTACCTACAAAGACTTCAACGTTCAGATAAGTAATGATTTTTTGagtgaatatataaataaaagtgatTATGAGATCCCCATATTTCTTGTGATAGGATGTATTTATAGGTTTTCTAGAATTACCAATAACATATTAATGGGTTCTGTTATTGTTAACAAATTATCTTTAATATcacaaataataacatatttctTATAAACATTATATGCCCTTATTACAGAGATGTTAATATAACATATTAATCTCGCATTCATATATATGCTTATTGGGCctaacgataataataataatattgtaaatataGGTTGAGTAggtacaaaagataaaatagtttTGATATTCACCAAATTGTAACATTCATCCCATATTATTGTAGATTTTATACAAGtaaaatagattattttagACTAGTGTGAGTGCAAAATAATCACACTAGTTTGGTTATTACAAAGTGACCTTACATATATCCCAATGTGCAAAGTAACTCAGGTAGAAGTCAATTCAAACTTAAACAAAAACTCAACACTATTTTGGTATTTTGACAGCTTTCATAGGTAGTTTTACTGTTCCATTGCtttctttagtttttgtttttttagtattcaTATAACACGTCCATTGGTTAAAGTTgcatttggaagaaaaaaacatcAAGACATGAACTAGGAAGCTAATTCCGTTAAAAGTCGGTAATCTCATTAGTTGACTAGGTTAGAATTAGGATTACTATCAAGACGTGATTGTGTTCAtaatttggtttctatattcagaaaatgaaaaattcaaaGTTGAGCAATTATGTGTTTTATAGTGTTCATAGCTTAGTTAAATAGATTTTTACTTCGCGAGTGATTTTGTGAATTTCGTAATGTAAATCAGCGTGAGTTGGATATTTTGATTAGTTTTAGCATTTAGAATATGTTCATATCATTTACATCgtaaaaatcaaatcattagttttatttaagaATATGTTCATATCATTTATATTGTAAAAATCGACTAACAGTTTGTTAATTCTTCACATCTGTGTATCCGTTTAAGTAGTTTTAAGATTCATAACAGCTTCAATATCATTTGTCGATGCATTTGTatcaaattttcattcattACACATGCATTTAGGATATTAAAACCGTGATTAGCATAGTATTCTGCACTAGTTCAGTTTTATGTTTTAGGAAGAAATTGTATACATCATTTGCactatatataaagtaaatttaGGTAGTTTAGACTAATGTTCATGTGTTTTCCAAAACAAATCAGATCACACTCACTAACAGATTACTCATTTGCTTTGTCATATCTTTTAGATTGATACCTAGATTGTCTCTACACTACATTTGTAAGAAAACtgatttttaacataaatcttatACGACTAAAAGTTTATCAAGTAGGTTCAAGATCCAAACCAACGCGTGAGTTTGGTTAACATAGAACTACCATGATAAACTAAACGAGAAATGTTAATGActttgttaaataataaaaaaacaaatactatatgaaatgtttttcctttaaaatttgTAGTATATTAGAACTATCTTTTatgaaactattttattaacatgttattacataaaaataataaattagaagCACGATTCAACCcaccttttaattttaatagcaAGCATCttgtattcatatatatacaCTTAAATATAAATCTTTATTCTAAATTGGGTTCCAAAAGTCGAACTCCGTAAGACGACTTAACTAAGTCCAAAACCGGATCCTACTTCCTGCACCCTATTATTTTCTCCTGCACCCTCTTAACTTGTTAATATACACATTCTACCAAGCTTTCAGTTGGACTAGAAGCAGTCCAGTTATGGGATACGTCAAAaagacacttttttttttccatttggaCACCCAATTTCGATTCgcattttgtagaaaataatgacgagcccaaaaaattaaaaaaaacgagTCGTATCTATTAGAACATAATGgcaaatccaaaaaaaaaaaaaaagtaacataatCTTCAATgccttcaattaaaaaaaaaatcaagaacaaacATATTTCAATATCCTTCTTAGAATAAGTTACTCTATAAATTAGAGTAAAATGATGCACAAGAATCACAGATTATAGAaacagaagaaacaaaaaatatttaccGTAGTTGAGAGCTCGAGTCGAGAGAAGACGCAATACAGCTTGCAACTTGGAAGAAGCTCTTCAAAGAAGAGAAGATCCAATTGCAGAAATAACGCAGAGAAGGATAAAGAAAGTCTGAAGAAATGGAAAAGGAAGCTTTGGAAAGGTAACTTTAAaatagcttttttttttatatataatttgaagtaCTTGCTATGTGTGCAATTTAAAGTATTTGCAATGCGTATAAGATAGACTCTGATAAAGTCGAAAAAATCTTGCatttttgtatgatttttttcttaacgCTTTTAATTAGGATATAtcactatttaatttaattttataatttataatttatttattatattaaatttaaaattgcgTAATTTAATCTCCTACTTAAATGGAACAACATATTTATTGTTAGAAATGTATCAGGTCAAATTAACtagaaaattaaagtttaaataaagaATCGAAACACCTACtcttttacacatttttaaaaataaataaaatgacatcTAAAAAGGCAAAAAATTTAGTATTTGTAGAATGACACCTAAAAGAGTGAAGAATTTCATATTTATCCATAATAATCTTTGTCTTTTCTCTAAAAACTCCTCAACAtacaagaaagagaaaactATAAACTGTGATATTCCTGGAATGACTTTCTATTGGATaacaatgaaaatgaaattcttAGTACTGCTAGTTTATTTTTTGAtgaaccaaaattaaaaaatgtagttttaataaaaattcacaaatatGAAACTTAAACatgatgatattttaaatgtttttcttatttttttattataatatatatattatcatgtcTGTGAcctatattaatttaattttgccACATCTTCATATTTTTGTCCATATCATGTCCGTGTTTGGACATCATAGATCGTGCATCCTCTACTCACATTGAGCAAGCAACAGTAAACCCCTGCACCTCTGCTGTTTTTGTGTTGCTGGACGACCTTTGTTAGGATAAGGTAAAGCGTGTTGATTGAGAGGAATCGCAACTCCTTCGTTAGAAGTGCTTCTCTTCACTTCCTTCGTTGCATCTCCTTCATTTGACCACCTTTTATCAAGGTAAATGCGGTGGAGAAGGAGCATTCCAGATTGCTCAACCGAAGCCATTAAGAAAACCAACTCCAGATTACTCATTCCATAAGATCATACCAGATCCTACAAACAATCTTGGTGGTTCCGgaacagaaaaataaaaggttCCAAAATAAGTTTACACTTTCCGGATTCGCAAAAACTACTTTTGCATCCGAAAACATATTCTCAATTCCTCATTCCGGGAATAAAATTCTTTAATGCGGATCACCTAATCCGATAATTAATTATAGATTTCCCTTTCCAGAACACCCCTATTCTATCCGGAAGTCATTTCCTGGATACGGAGACTTCAGGCATGTATGATCTGTAAGCAATACTACATCTCGGATTCTTCATTctcaaaaaattaacaaaatcctAAATAAACCTCCGACCACCATTGCCTAAGTCATAACACaacaaaacgaaaaaaaaaataaaaacagcaTACCTGTGGTATGAATGGTCAAGCACCTTGTAGCTCCCTCTCTGAACGGTTAAGCTTCGAAACCTTCAAAGCTCAAGTAGTGGAAAGATGGTGATAAAGATGGAAGGGGAAACGATACAGAAGCATAATGCAGGAGGGGAGACGATGTGAGGATGAACAAAGAAAGGGaagaacaaaataagaaaaaagttcGATTCATATTATTAACTAAAAGCGTAAAATGGGTATTTCAAAAAGTCCGGGGTACAGGAAGTAGGAACCCCCAAAACCTCCACATCCCAAATAGCCCatccaagaaaaagaaatgttatACCCAAGAAATGAAGAGACAACACCTCaaattcttttcttctcttttcttttttgtgaaaTTAATGTTTCATTGGGTAGCGAAGGAATAACCAAGAAATAAGTGTAATTAGTCTGGAGATAAGTTggttaacaaatataaaagtaaGATGTGTTGCCTCTCTGATATTAGTGAAGATTGACATGTAATCATGTATTCAGTTcactaataattgattatcagtGTTATTATATGTGAAATTCCATAATCAATTATCTATACTCAATAATTGATCATCAATACTATTTCCACTTTATTCTACTTTCATCCACACTTTTtcttatgtatttattttctttctgaTCACAGAGGACAAAGCATCTCCCTTCAggataaaagaattataattacGAGGATGATGACTCTTGAACACTCAAGAGAGGTAGTGAAAGGAAAAGGCCAGCAGGTGAGAAAATCCATTatccaaatattttataaatgtcaTATGTGGTTGCAGGAAGATTAGGAAAAGACTTAAGAGATTGAGGTGGTTACCAACAACCAGTCTTGTCATAAATTAAAACCAGCATTCAAAACAAACCAGTTTTACACACTCTCATTTACAAATTATCAGCAATGTAAGCATATGATTATATACTAATTTGAAAACCCTGATTCCAGGTAATTGTCATATGTTAATTCAGTTCTTCCACTTTTTCATTTAGAAATTACCAAATACCATGTTACTATGTCACTGACCAAGAAACAGTTTCTAGTGGCAGATAAATGATTTAAACAGACTAGACACTCCACTATTCATTTTGCAAGCAACACCATTAAATGATTTTCCAGTAACATACTGTTTgtaataacatttaaaataacaacATGACACAAGTCGAATCTATTCGAGCTACGTAAGCAAAATTCACCCAGCAGACTGGTACACTTATTTACACAGCATCAAGAAACACAAAGTTGAGAAAGATAACCCAccataaaaatacaaaacaagaATTAGCATAATTGGATTCAAAAAGATCATAGCACCGTGCTAAATGGAAATCTAATAAAATGTCAACAACACCAAATATAGTATTGtgcattaaatttaattttcattgtaaGCTCTAGTCACGTACAATGAGATTTCAGTTTCTTACTTTCAAGTGTCATTCTCCACCAGATTGCAAATGTACACtgattaacaaatttaatttcaatggAAAAACTATTTTCAAAACCTACCCTCCTCCATCCCAGAAGAGTCCCAGCATAGAATATTACATTATTACGAGTATCTATATCAGTGTTGTGGTTTATATAAGGAATCCAGGCTCCTACACCTCTCAAAAGGCACATCACATCACAAGGAGGAAAAACTATTAAACCATGATCCCGAAAGTGGAAATAGACTAAGGCACAAGCCAGTTCTATTCCCGAGCACAAATAACCCAGTTCTTAAACCACACTACCAATATGTATAATAATCAGTGTTTAACAAACCACTAACCACCTAAACTAATTCCATTCATCAAGATAAACGGATCATTGAAAGGATTCTATTCCTTAATTTTCTAGATGAAAGAAAATTACCGTTAGCTCTTTGCGTCTAGTAGTCCCGTCTCCAAAATCCTAGAATTGGCCTCAAAATAATGCTTATAGGGATGATTCTCGGGAGCAAGCGTGCCAAACTTCTCAAACTGCTTCTCAGCTTCATCATCCTTTTTCAGCATAGTATACACAATACCCTGACCCAAGTAAGGTCTAAAATCCTTGGGTTCTTCTTTCTCAAGCTCCTCGTACACCTTCAACGCATCATATAAATCCCCATCGATAACCTTTATCTGTGCAATCAACAACTTAAAGTCTCTCACATCGGAATCCCTTTCTTGTTCCGCGCAAACCTTCACGACCTCTTCGATTTTCTTCAGAAGCTCCACGGTTGGCGCACTCGTCTCCGAAATTAGCATTAACAGGCATCGATACGTCTCCAAGTGGAATGGATCCCTCTGAAGCAATTCCTCAAACCCCTTCGAGGCGAGTTCGGGCTCACCGTTGAGGAGTTGCAGGTGCGCCTTCACGAACGGATACTCCAGCTCCTCCGGTTCTAGTTCAATTAGACGGTCCAGGACGAGGAGCGCTTTGTCGATTTCGCTGGCTCTGATTTTTGTCCGTAGGAAGGACTCAAGCTCAACGACGTCGTCGCTCGATTGCTCTTGGGCCGCGCTCTCGTCGGGGAGAGTTTCCGACGGTGCCGTGTCGTCGAGAAGAATATCCGACGCGGCAGTGTCGTCGGGGAGAGTTTCCGACACGGCAGTGTCCTCGGGGAGAATTTCCGACGCGGCAGTGTCGTCGGGGAGAGTTTCCGACGCTGCCGTATAGTGGGGAAGAATTTTCAACGGGGCAGTATCGTCCGGATGAATTTCCGAGGCAGAGGAGGGTGGCGGAGGGGCATGTGGAAGCGCCGATGCAACGGGGGTAGGGTGGAGGCGCATGAAGGAGAATGCGGTGGCGGCTATGGCAATGCAGGTGGGTTTGACGAGAGGAGAGAGAAGAGGTTTTAGGGTTTTCAGAAGTTGAGTTAAGGGGGTTTGGGGTTTCTGAAATGCGTTTTGTTTGGGTGAGGCTGAAGATGAAGCTCTGATGGGTGTTGAAAATGAAGAAGCATGCAAGAACTTAAGACTCCGTTGTGGTGAGTGAGAGAGTGAGATGTGATAGTGGTGAATTCCAGGGAGAGACTCCATGGCTAAGGTTCAACAACGCCACCAATCTTAAACCCCGTTATAGGATCAGGGCAAGAACATAAACTAAGAAATACTTtttatcttcgtctttctttttattcagtagtataaaaaaggttaaaatactttctTTATAGACGTTTTCATTCAAATATCTTAATTAAATTCATAGATAGTTTTTAGTCTCACTTACGATCATATCTTTTTAAACTGCATGACAACTAGGTTTAAATATATAGAGAGTGATTTGATACATGTCATTTTAGTAACTTGACATGTGGTATAATATTGAAGTGACACAtgatatgaataatttaaaaaaaaaatttaaaaatttaaaataaaatttaaagaaaaataaaataaaaattcaaaaaaatgaggaaCTGATACATGACACATCTTTAACATCGTTACCACCATACTAATAGAATGGatctaattgttacacattttaaaaaatatgaatctaatagactaaaaaaaatctatagatctaattaagatttttaaacaaaaacatggaccaatGGAATATTTTAGTCTAAAAAAACACTACTTTGATATAGAAAATGTATGTAAATATTGGTACTTTAATTCATCTCCTTGTTATTTAATTTCGTGACCCTATTATGGTGATTTAGATTtgattatgttaaatttatgttgttatttattatttcagcttagattttatttttagttgttattattttatttaatgatagtTATTTTTCGGAAAATCGTTAATGGGCCAATgcgaaataaaagaaaaaatagtgatttgtgttataaaataaaggtaataagagagacaaaggagaggaagaatagagaatgagagagtagggagcaacttctgtttttatgtgtgtctcattactgataggacgagtcctatttataggtacaatatggtaacccagaaaggatataaaatcaaatagtaaatacaaaatattacatcataaagagtaatgaataatatgattatcaatcatatgagtaattgtataaatcaatggacgaccattaattcataacactcccccttgggtgtccattgataaaagaatgtgcctcgttaaaaccttactaggaaaaaccctttgggataaaaacctagtgaaggaaaaagagtacatcattctatataatattgttctttgcatcttctaatttctccccctcatgtaaacttacatcattaagatggcggagtccaatcctatgaaccaattgctcaaaagttctccttggcaaagactttgtaaataaatctgctagattttcacatgagcgaatcttttggatctctacatcaccatttctttgaagatcatgagtgaaaaaga is a window from the Vigna unguiculata cultivar IT97K-499-35 chromosome 7, ASM411807v1, whole genome shotgun sequence genome containing:
- the LOC114189514 gene encoding uncharacterized protein LOC114189514 — protein: MESLPGIHHYHISLSHSPQRSLKFLHASSFSTPIRASSSASPKQNAFQKPQTPLTQLLKTLKPLLSPLVKPTCIAIAATAFSFMRLHPTPVASALPHAPPPPSSASEIHPDDTAPLKILPHYTAASETLPDDTAASEILPEDTAVSETLPDDTAASDILLDDTAPSETLPDESAAQEQSSDDVVELESFLRTKIRASEIDKALLVLDRLIELEPEELEYPFVKAHLQLLNGEPELASKGFEELLQRDPFHLETYRCLLMLISETSAPTVELLKKIEEVVKVCAEQERDSDVRDFKLLIAQIKVIDGDLYDALKVYEELEKEEPKDFRPYLGQGIVYTMLKKDDEAEKQFEKFGTLAPENHPYKHYFEANSRILETGLLDAKS